A region from the Actinoplanes sp. OR16 genome encodes:
- the fliR gene encoding flagellar biosynthetic protein FliR encodes MNYEVATAEFLAIMLGTVRTGAWMMVCPPFNSRLIPGQVKALLSVGLTLPMAPYLREDVPSLDTQDLIFSAALQIFIGATLGFITAILFAAIQAAGDLLDLFGGLTLASAYDPMSFSQSSIFGRFYNLVAVTLLFASDGHQLILRGFLQSFRTMPLDAGFNMETSSQVLLKSVAEMFLAGVQIAGPLIAVLFLADVALGLLNRVAPALNAFQLGFPVKIFMVVTLSGLAITMLPNILNTLVDKAVSAVVQLGGG; translated from the coding sequence ATGAACTACGAAGTCGCCACCGCGGAGTTCCTGGCGATCATGCTGGGAACGGTACGAACCGGCGCGTGGATGATGGTCTGCCCGCCGTTCAACTCGCGGCTCATCCCCGGGCAGGTGAAGGCGCTGCTCTCGGTCGGCCTCACCCTGCCGATGGCGCCGTACCTGCGGGAGGACGTGCCGTCGCTGGACACCCAGGACCTGATCTTCAGTGCCGCGCTGCAGATCTTCATCGGCGCCACCCTCGGTTTCATCACGGCCATCCTGTTCGCCGCCATCCAGGCCGCCGGCGACCTGCTCGACCTCTTCGGCGGCCTGACGCTGGCCTCGGCCTACGACCCGATGTCGTTCAGTCAGAGCTCGATCTTCGGCCGCTTCTACAACCTGGTGGCGGTCACGCTGCTCTTCGCCAGCGACGGGCATCAACTGATCCTGCGCGGCTTCCTGCAGAGCTTCCGGACCATGCCGCTGGACGCCGGTTTCAACATGGAGACGTCCAGCCAGGTGCTGCTCAAAAGCGTGGCGGAGATGTTCCTGGCCGGCGTGCAGATCGCCGGGCCGCTGATCGCGGTGCTGTTCCTCGCCGACGTGGCGCTCGGTCTGCTGAACCGGGTCGCGCCGGCGCTCAACGCGTTCCAGCTCGGCTTCCCGGTCAAGATCTTCATGGTGGTGACCCTCTCCGGGCTCGCCATCACGATGCTGCCGAACATCCTGAACACGCTGGTCGACAAGGCGGTCAGCGCGGTCGTCCAGCTCGGCGGGGGGTGA
- the fliP gene encoding flagellar type III secretion system pore protein FliP (The bacterial flagellar biogenesis protein FliP forms a type III secretion system (T3SS)-type pore required for flagellar assembly.), with the protein MMRRAILFLMAVAGLALVVLPAAAMAHRTDTAPVVGAERALLSPVPQALERPPAQGPVARAPAPQAPMPQAPATPTGPSINLNINGTNPDGSKPASSLVIVLGLTALSVAPALLLLCTSFTKVFMVLGITRNALGLTTMPPNQVLAGLALFLSLFIMGPTISSINEVGVQPYLKGDKTQSQAFNDGIEPLRDFMSSVTSDDELALLIRVSGEKKPANIDDVPLTTLVPAFILSELRAAFIIGFVIFIPFLIIDLVVSASLMSLGMMMLPPVTVALPFKLLLFVLVNGWGLIITALVGSY; encoded by the coding sequence ATGATGCGACGCGCGATCCTGTTCCTGATGGCCGTGGCCGGGCTGGCCCTGGTCGTGCTGCCGGCCGCCGCGATGGCCCATCGAACGGACACGGCCCCTGTCGTGGGAGCGGAACGCGCACTGCTGTCACCCGTACCCCAGGCTCTGGAAAGACCGCCTGCTCAAGGACCCGTCGCGCGGGCTCCGGCCCCACAGGCCCCGATGCCGCAGGCGCCCGCGACACCGACCGGGCCGAGCATCAACCTCAACATCAACGGTACGAACCCCGACGGGTCCAAACCCGCCTCGTCGCTGGTGATCGTCCTCGGCCTGACGGCGCTCTCGGTGGCCCCGGCCCTGCTGCTGCTCTGCACCTCGTTCACCAAGGTCTTCATGGTCCTCGGCATCACGCGCAACGCGCTCGGCCTGACCACCATGCCGCCCAACCAGGTGCTCGCCGGCCTGGCGCTGTTCCTGAGCCTGTTCATCATGGGCCCGACGATCTCCTCGATCAACGAGGTCGGCGTGCAGCCGTACTTGAAGGGCGACAAGACCCAGTCGCAGGCGTTCAACGACGGCATCGAGCCGCTGCGCGACTTCATGTCCTCGGTGACCAGCGACGACGAGCTGGCGCTGCTGATCCGGGTGTCCGGCGAGAAGAAGCCGGCGAACATCGACGACGTCCCGCTGACCACGCTGGTCCCGGCGTTCATCCTCTCCGAGCTGCGGGCCGCGTTCATCATCGGATTCGTCATCTTCATCCCGTTCCTGATCATCGACCTCGTGGTGTCCGCGTCACTGATGTCCCTGGGCATGATGATGCTGCCTCCGGTGACCGTGGCCCTCCCGTTCAAACTGCTGCTGTTCGTGCTGGTCAACGGGTGGGGTCTGATCATCACGGCGCTGGTCGGCTCGTACTGA
- a CDS encoding flagellar biosynthetic protein FliO — protein MFQLLLQVGFTLLVVLLLMWGLARVIRRPMGLRGNDALSVLGSQQVGRGAAVAVVRVADRALILGITDTEVSLLAEHDLDAFITDPSEEHIPVDLDGSELPGRHPADGGRLHGSALSPRTWISAVDFLRERTARPERTARR, from the coding sequence TTGTTCCAGCTCTTGCTTCAGGTGGGCTTCACGCTCCTGGTCGTCCTGCTGCTGATGTGGGGGCTGGCCCGGGTGATCCGGCGGCCGATGGGCCTGCGCGGCAACGACGCGCTCTCGGTGCTCGGCAGCCAGCAGGTCGGCCGGGGCGCCGCGGTGGCAGTGGTGCGGGTCGCCGATCGGGCGCTCATCCTCGGCATCACCGACACCGAGGTCAGCCTGCTCGCCGAGCACGATCTCGACGCGTTCATCACCGACCCGTCCGAGGAGCACATCCCGGTCGACCTGGACGGCAGTGAGTTGCCCGGACGGCATCCGGCGGACGGCGGACGACTGCACGGCTCGGCGCTCTCGCCCCGGACCTGGATCTCGGCGGTGGACTTCCTGCGCGAGCGGACGGCCCGGCCCGAGCGGACTGCGAGGCGATGA
- the fliN gene encoding flagellar motor switch protein FliN, whose amino-acid sequence MTAPTMTAPQLALARNAAEAALAVLPTSRALYAADPVVPDASTVIDGQAITARFTGAASGEVVVVVGQDLADALRESPLGELDLTAAVRPALEAAARVFGPVVLDPGQLMEPEVALSALAAKDGAVAVPLRDDQAVGAVVALALSQWPGDDPSGGLTPQQPRMAAVLGGRGGLDMLHDVEMEVSAELGRTRMSVRELLSLIPGAIVELDRAAGSPADLLVNGRLIARGEVVVVDENFGIRITEIVAPGAE is encoded by the coding sequence ATGACAGCGCCCACCATGACCGCGCCGCAGCTGGCGCTAGCCCGGAACGCCGCCGAGGCCGCGCTGGCCGTCCTGCCCACCAGCCGGGCGCTCTACGCCGCGGACCCGGTCGTCCCCGACGCCTCGACGGTGATCGACGGTCAGGCGATCACCGCGCGTTTCACCGGCGCGGCCTCCGGTGAGGTCGTCGTGGTCGTCGGTCAGGATCTCGCGGACGCGCTGCGGGAGAGCCCGCTCGGCGAACTGGACCTGACCGCCGCGGTGCGGCCGGCCCTGGAGGCGGCGGCCCGGGTGTTCGGACCGGTGGTCCTCGACCCGGGCCAGCTCATGGAGCCCGAGGTCGCGCTCAGCGCGCTGGCCGCGAAGGACGGCGCCGTGGCGGTTCCGCTCCGCGACGACCAGGCGGTCGGCGCGGTGGTGGCCCTGGCGCTGAGCCAGTGGCCCGGCGACGACCCGTCCGGTGGCCTCACCCCGCAGCAGCCCCGGATGGCGGCGGTGCTCGGCGGCCGGGGCGGGCTGGACATGCTGCACGACGTCGAGATGGAGGTCTCGGCCGAGCTGGGCCGCACCCGGATGAGCGTGCGCGAGCTGCTCTCGCTCATCCCGGGCGCGATCGTCGAGCTGGACCGGGCCGCCGGCAGCCCCGCCGACCTGCTGGTCAACGGCCGGTTGATCGCCCGCGGCGAGGTCGTGGTCGTCGACGAGAACTTCGGCATCCGGATCACCGAGATCGTCGCTCCGGGCGCCGAGTAG
- a CDS encoding flagellar motor switch protein FliM, with the protein MTKSSSAVSAARSPGKISRRGQGGGPAPYDFRRPIKLSREHVRTLQIAFETYARSCGTLLTTRLRAVSNCSLISIEQLNYDEYVAALANPTIIAVVTLDPLPGTVLLELAQSAVMTAIDHMLGGPGGTQPERPLTEVEMPLLRGLIERMLGELRYGFETLVDITPHLKEIEYNAQFLRAHAPGDAVVIASFEMKIGAEECISTLCLPFNTILPVLSRTETIVLSAAERQAKDRALRNLTAGLSAAPIDVAVRFQPIRMRTDDIVDLRPGDVVPLGHATSKPLEVTVNEIVFAHAVPGNQGARLACLVVPPPNESPSKESGPQ; encoded by the coding sequence GTGACCAAGTCGTCCTCCGCGGTCTCCGCCGCCCGCTCCCCCGGCAAGATCTCACGTCGCGGCCAAGGTGGAGGCCCGGCGCCGTACGACTTCCGCCGGCCGATCAAGCTCTCCCGCGAGCATGTCCGCACGCTGCAGATCGCGTTCGAGACCTACGCCCGGAGCTGCGGCACCCTGCTGACCACCCGGCTCCGGGCGGTCAGCAACTGCTCGCTGATATCGATCGAGCAGCTCAACTACGACGAGTACGTCGCCGCGCTCGCCAACCCCACGATCATCGCGGTGGTCACCCTCGACCCGCTGCCCGGCACGGTCCTGCTGGAGCTGGCGCAGTCCGCGGTGATGACAGCGATCGACCACATGCTCGGCGGTCCCGGCGGCACCCAGCCGGAGCGCCCGCTGACCGAGGTCGAGATGCCGCTGCTGCGCGGCCTGATCGAGCGGATGCTGGGCGAGCTGCGGTACGGCTTCGAGACGCTGGTGGACATCACGCCGCATCTCAAGGAGATCGAGTACAACGCGCAGTTCCTGCGGGCACACGCGCCCGGCGACGCCGTCGTGATCGCCTCGTTCGAGATGAAGATCGGCGCGGAGGAGTGCATCTCCACCCTCTGCCTGCCGTTCAACACCATCCTGCCGGTGCTGTCCCGTACCGAGACGATCGTGCTGAGCGCGGCCGAGCGGCAGGCCAAGGACCGCGCCCTGCGGAACCTCACGGCCGGACTTTCCGCTGCTCCGATCGACGTAGCAGTGCGATTCCAGCCCATTCGGATGCGTACCGATGACATCGTGGATCTACGCCCCGGGGATGTCGTGCCGCTCGGTCACGCGACCAGCAAGCCACTCGAGGTGACTGTCAACGAGATCGTCTTCGCTCATGCAGTTCCCGGTAACCAGGGCGCCCGGCTCGCGTGTCTCGTCGTGCCGCCGCCCAACGAGAGCCCGTCCAAGGAGTCTGGCCCCCAATGA
- a CDS encoding flagellar basal body-associated FliL family protein produces the protein MAKDEKDAAAEEAPKKSKKMLIIIVAVALVVLVGGGAGAFFMLRGDSAEAEEEAPVKGIVTALENTLTLNLADGHYLKLGFAIQQTEEGGEEEVDINEALNIAIETYTGLEVAELSTEKGRDAVKAEFLEKLKKAYTTEEGVEQVMDVYFTSFVTQ, from the coding sequence ATGGCCAAGGACGAGAAGGACGCGGCCGCCGAAGAGGCGCCGAAGAAGTCCAAGAAGATGTTGATCATCATCGTTGCCGTCGCGCTCGTCGTGCTCGTCGGTGGCGGCGCGGGCGCGTTCTTCATGCTCCGCGGCGACTCGGCCGAGGCCGAGGAGGAGGCCCCGGTCAAGGGCATCGTCACCGCCCTGGAGAACACGCTCACGCTGAACCTGGCCGACGGCCACTACCTCAAGCTGGGTTTCGCGATCCAGCAGACCGAGGAGGGCGGTGAGGAAGAGGTCGACATCAACGAGGCCCTCAACATCGCGATCGAGACCTACACCGGTCTCGAGGTCGCGGAGCTGTCCACCGAGAAGGGCCGCGACGCGGTGAAGGCGGAGTTCTTGGAGAAGCTCAAGAAGGCGTACACCACCGAGGAAGGCGTCGAGCAGGTCATGGACGTGTACTTCACGTCGTTCGTCACGCAGTAG
- a CDS encoding flagellar motor protein MotB, with amino-acid sequence MSSGGGGGGKRKPKHEEHEEHVNHERWLVSYADMLTLMFALFVVLYSMSSVDQKKFAELAAGLSAGFGADSAAFSGQSAPLDGAANTAQVVQIDPGSNPGDGTSGTEGLNQKQKAAVEAAIKAEDRKSASANAEKAAKEAEDLKKIENRISDALSKEKLLGNAKFTIDSRGLIVTIVTNEVVFAGNRAELKSGGKKILNAIAPTLTKLPNKIEVDGHTNQLKAQTTFYPSGWELSSARASTVVRFFTEHDISKKRLTAVGFSDTKPLIDPSDPRSITQNRRVDVVVLTTLTADQAALLPSAAGSDSKLHTGQTTAQAKAEAAAESAGSTTHD; translated from the coding sequence ATGAGCAGCGGCGGCGGCGGAGGCGGCAAGCGCAAGCCGAAGCACGAGGAGCACGAGGAACACGTCAACCACGAACGCTGGTTGGTTTCGTACGCGGACATGCTCACCCTGATGTTCGCGCTGTTCGTGGTGCTCTATTCGATGAGCAGCGTCGACCAGAAGAAGTTCGCCGAGTTGGCCGCGGGCCTCTCCGCCGGGTTCGGCGCCGACAGTGCGGCTTTCAGCGGGCAGTCGGCACCGCTCGACGGCGCCGCCAACACCGCCCAGGTGGTGCAGATCGACCCGGGCTCCAACCCCGGTGACGGCACCTCGGGCACCGAAGGCCTGAACCAGAAGCAGAAAGCCGCGGTCGAGGCGGCCATCAAAGCCGAGGACCGCAAGAGCGCCTCCGCGAACGCCGAGAAGGCGGCCAAGGAGGCCGAGGACCTCAAGAAGATCGAGAACAGGATCTCCGACGCCTTGTCGAAGGAGAAGTTACTCGGGAACGCCAAATTCACCATCGACTCGCGAGGCCTGATCGTCACCATCGTCACCAACGAGGTCGTCTTCGCCGGCAACCGGGCGGAGCTCAAGTCGGGTGGCAAGAAGATCCTCAACGCCATCGCACCGACGCTGACGAAACTGCCCAACAAGATCGAGGTGGATGGGCACACGAACCAGCTCAAGGCGCAGACGACCTTCTACCCGAGCGGCTGGGAGCTCTCCTCCGCCCGTGCGTCGACAGTGGTCCGGTTCTTCACGGAGCACGACATCTCGAAGAAGCGGCTCACCGCGGTGGGCTTCTCCGACACCAAGCCGCTGATCGATCCTTCCGATCCGCGGTCGATCACCCAGAACCGCCGAGTGGACGTCGTCGTCCTGACGACACTCACCGCCGACCAGGCGGCGTTGCTGCCCTCCGCGGCCGGCTCGGATTCGAAGCTGCACACCGGCCAGACCACGGCACAGGCGAAGGCTGAGGCCGCCGCCGAATCCGCCGGCTCCACCACCCACGACTGA
- a CDS encoding flagellar motor protein encodes MDLATIIGIIVGMAIVFIVQILEGGHASSILLWPSMLLVFGGGFCAAMAGGVMKDAKGVGASLQKALTAKVTPPTELLDSVVKLAERARREGLLALEDAVKTVEHPFLKRGLQLAIDGTDPDELHDILHAEVAAKKKADKASMKMFETMGGYCPTIGIIGTVMGLVHVLENLSNPDTLGHSIAAAFVATLWGVLSANLMWLPMAARLTRLSAIEAEEMELVIDGVLAIQAGSNPRLVAQKLRSLLPPDEMKKAEAASSTKKAA; translated from the coding sequence ATGGACCTCGCTACCATCATCGGGATCATCGTCGGAATGGCGATCGTCTTCATCGTCCAGATCCTCGAAGGCGGACACGCCTCCTCCATCCTGCTGTGGCCTTCGATGCTGCTCGTGTTCGGCGGCGGCTTCTGCGCCGCCATGGCCGGTGGCGTGATGAAGGACGCCAAAGGAGTCGGCGCCTCGCTCCAGAAGGCCCTCACCGCGAAGGTCACCCCGCCCACGGAGCTGCTCGACAGCGTCGTCAAGCTGGCCGAGAGAGCCCGCCGGGAAGGTCTGCTGGCGCTCGAGGACGCGGTCAAGACGGTCGAGCATCCGTTCCTCAAACGGGGTCTCCAGCTCGCCATCGACGGCACCGACCCGGACGAGCTGCACGACATCCTGCATGCCGAGGTCGCGGCCAAGAAGAAGGCCGACAAGGCCAGCATGAAGATGTTCGAGACGATGGGCGGCTACTGCCCGACGATCGGCATCATCGGCACGGTCATGGGTCTTGTGCATGTTCTGGAGAACCTGAGCAACCCCGACACGCTGGGTCACTCGATCGCCGCCGCGTTCGTCGCGACCCTGTGGGGTGTGCTGAGCGCCAACCTCATGTGGCTTCCCATGGCGGCACGTCTCACCAGGCTGAGCGCCATCGAGGCGGAGGAGATGGAATTGGTCATCGACGGCGTCCTGGCCATCCAGGCCGGCTCGAACCCGCGTCTGGTCGCACAGAAGCTCCGCAGTCTGCTGCCGCCGGACGAGATGAAGAAGGCCGAAGCCGCCTCGTCGACGAAGAAGGCGGCCTGA
- a CDS encoding flagellar FlbD family protein, translated as MILVTRINGSVFALNPDLVERVDCTPDTVVTLVDGTKYIISESVPEFIDSVRHYRASLIAQASRMETEPAAGAESADDATTAAKVLQLHRKER; from the coding sequence GTGATCCTCGTAACCCGTATCAACGGTTCCGTGTTCGCCTTGAATCCAGACCTCGTCGAGCGTGTCGATTGCACGCCCGACACGGTCGTGACCCTGGTGGACGGCACGAAGTACATCATCTCCGAATCCGTACCCGAGTTCATCGACTCGGTACGCCACTACCGCGCCTCGCTGATCGCCCAGGCGAGCCGCATGGAAACCGAACCCGCGGCCGGTGCCGAGTCTGCCGATGACGCCACCACCGCCGCCAAGGTGCTCCAGTTGCACCGGAAGGAACGCTGA
- the flgF gene encoding flagellar basal-body rod protein FlgF has product MLRSLYSGISGLNAHQKMIDVTGNNIANVNTAGYKTSSVQFQDTMSQMMGAAGSPQNGQGGTNAAQVGLGVRVAGITQNFSQGSAQTTGKSGDMMIQGDGFFVTRSGNETLYTRAGSFNFDANGTLVTATGEPVQGWTAVDGKVNASSQPGDIRMPLGATIPPKATGTVTLKGNLSSDDIPDANNPDNSGLNYKTTIPVKVYDDQGATHTVTAEFSRSANAATATPPTSTWAVTLLGEDGSTIDGPTDLEFSAGKAVLTSSDGTMDLGSYKVDLSDVTSYSGLTDARVFDTDGQTAGALTSLSYTVSDTGEIVGVYSNGLKQTLGQVAMATFKNVQGLEKVGNSQYRTSVNSGYAQVGQPGSAGMGQVISGALEMSNVDLAAEFTSLIVAQRGFQANSKIITTSDEILQELVSMKR; this is encoded by the coding sequence ATGCTGCGTTCTCTCTACTCCGGCATCAGCGGCCTCAACGCGCACCAGAAGATGATCGACGTCACCGGCAACAACATCGCGAACGTGAACACCGCCGGTTACAAGACGTCCTCGGTGCAGTTCCAGGACACGATGAGCCAGATGATGGGCGCCGCCGGTTCTCCGCAGAACGGCCAGGGCGGCACCAACGCCGCTCAGGTCGGCCTCGGTGTCCGAGTCGCCGGCATCACGCAGAACTTCAGCCAGGGTTCGGCCCAGACGACCGGCAAGTCCGGCGACATGATGATCCAGGGTGACGGCTTCTTCGTGACCCGCAGCGGCAACGAGACGCTCTACACCCGGGCCGGCTCGTTCAACTTCGACGCGAACGGCACGCTGGTCACCGCCACCGGTGAGCCGGTGCAGGGCTGGACCGCGGTGGACGGCAAGGTCAACGCGTCGTCGCAGCCCGGTGACATCCGGATGCCGCTCGGCGCCACGATCCCGCCGAAGGCCACCGGCACTGTCACGCTCAAGGGCAACCTGAGCAGCGACGACATCCCGGACGCCAACAACCCCGACAATTCGGGCCTCAATTACAAGACCACGATCCCGGTCAAGGTGTACGACGACCAGGGCGCCACGCACACCGTGACCGCCGAGTTCTCCCGTTCCGCGAACGCGGCCACCGCGACGCCGCCCACCTCGACCTGGGCGGTCACCCTGCTCGGTGAGGACGGCTCGACCATCGACGGTCCGACCGACCTGGAGTTCTCCGCTGGCAAGGCCGTGCTGACCAGCAGCGACGGCACGATGGATCTCGGTTCCTACAAGGTCGACCTGAGCGACGTCACGTCGTACTCCGGCCTGACCGACGCCCGGGTCTTCGACACCGACGGCCAGACGGCGGGTGCTCTCACGTCGCTCTCCTACACCGTCTCGGACACCGGCGAGATCGTCGGCGTCTACAGCAACGGCCTGAAGCAGACCCTCGGCCAGGTCGCCATGGCGACCTTCAAGAACGTCCAGGGCCTGGAGAAGGTGGGCAACTCGCAGTACCGCACGTCGGTGAACTCCGGGTACGCCCAGGTGGGCCAGCCCGGCAGCGCCGGCATGGGCCAGGTCATCTCCGGCGCGCTGGAGATGTCGAACGTCGACCTCGCGGCGGAGTTCACCAGCCTGATCGTCGCCCAGCGCGGCTTCCAAGCGAACTCGAAGATCATCACTACATCGGACGAGATCCTGCAGGAACTCGTCAGCATGAAGCGTTAA
- a CDS encoding flagellar hook assembly protein FlgD: protein MTSPIPGPTGNDPVKAAQAASAAKQAEGKSKSIADKDTFMKLLVAQLKYQDPTKPADSAAFLAQTAQFTQVEKLEDMISMLQSQRMIGASSLVGKSVTYMDETGAMQTGVISAAKLNGDSEPTLRVGNTDVQLSKVTEITQPTA, encoded by the coding sequence ATGACCTCGCCGATCCCCGGGCCTACCGGCAACGATCCCGTCAAAGCGGCCCAGGCCGCCTCCGCGGCGAAACAGGCTGAGGGCAAGAGCAAGTCGATCGCCGACAAGGACACCTTCATGAAGCTCCTTGTCGCCCAGCTGAAGTATCAGGACCCGACGAAGCCTGCCGACTCGGCCGCGTTCCTGGCGCAGACCGCCCAGTTCACGCAGGTCGAGAAGCTGGAAGACATGATCTCGATGCTCCAGTCGCAGCGCATGATCGGCGCCAGTTCGCTGGTCGGTAAGTCGGTCACGTACATGGACGAGACCGGCGCCATGCAGACCGGCGTGATCAGTGCGGCGAAGCTCAACGGCGACAGCGAACCGACGCTCCGGGTCGGGAACACGGATGTGCAGCTGTCCAAGGTCACGGAAATCACCCAGCCGACCGCCTGA